A single Halanaerobiales bacterium DNA region contains:
- a CDS encoding helix-turn-helix transcriptional regulator, with the protein MDHNEVKKTLMQNPDVKKEYNDLDVMYEIKKQIIKYRIENNLSQKELAEKIGTKQSAISRLENDDYNPSIEFLDKVANALGKKLEIRFH; encoded by the coding sequence ATGGACCACAATGAGGTCAAAAAAACTTTAATGCAAAATCCAGATGTAAAGAAAGAATATAATGATCTTGACGTAATGTATGAAATAAAAAAGCAAATTATTAAATATCGCATTGAAAATAATCTGAGTCAAAAAGAATTAGCTGAAAAAATAGGAACAAAACAATCTGCAATTTCTCGTCTAGAAAATGATGATTATAACCCAAGCATTGAATTTCTTGATAAAGTAGCTAATGCACTTGGTAAAAAACTTGAAATTAGATTTCATTAA
- a CDS encoding DUF3024 domain-containing protein has translation MALDDLQQKRVKKILDIFCENRVPERVKNQIKLDYNIRGNYVTLIEKRSHYKDPKKWTKQKIAQFRFNPGDNKWSLYWWRHNGKWYKYNEIEPSNNLQKLVDEVDEDPTSIFWG, from the coding sequence ATGGCTCTAGATGATTTACAACAGAAAAGGGTTAAGAAAATTTTAGATATTTTTTGTGAAAACCGCGTTCCAGAAAGAGTTAAAAATCAGATTAAATTGGATTACAATATCAGAGGCAACTATGTGACATTAATTGAAAAGCGCAGTCATTATAAGGATCCAAAAAAATGGACTAAACAGAAAATTGCTCAATTTAGATTTAATCCAGGAGATAATAAATGGTCTTTATATTGGTGGAGACATAACGGAAAGTGGTATAAATATAATGAAATTGAACCAAGTAATAATCTGCAAAAATTAGTAGATGAAGTAGATGAAGATCCAACATCGATTTTTTGGGGATAG